CTGTTAATTGCTATTTATGCCCGGTTCTGGTAATTAATCATATTTCATTGCCGGATAGTTCAGCAGTCTTCTCCATAAAGCAATCTGTCCGATACAGCTGGCCTCGCGGTAGGTGGTGAAGGTAATCAGCTCGTAAATAGAAAAGGTATGGCCTGGCATCATTTCAAAGGCTGTATCAAGTTTTTCATCAGTGATCTGGAGTAGCAGATCTTTTAAGATTGCACTGATTTTTATCCAGTCCTGCTTAAAGGATTCCAGTGATGGATAACTGACGTCATCCTGGATACCTTTATGGTCTTTGAAGAGCTCATGTGCAGCTTGTTGCTGTTTGTTGCCCAGAATGGCCGCCATTTCGTATCTTCCTTCTACCAGACTGCCGGTAATCCAGGCGATGTGATTTGCCCTGGTGTCTAATCTGCTATGTGCGTCTTTTTCTGAAATGTCTTCAAGAGCTCTGGCGAAAAATGTGGTATGCATATCATATAATACTATGATTGAATACATTTTGTTGCTAACTGGATTCATCTTGTTTAAGATTTTAGAGGTTTGAATTTAATTTTGTTAGTTAAATTTATGGTCTTTTGTTTAAAGAATGCGGGGGTAAATAAGGCAATTTAAGGGGGTGATTAAGACAGCTCATGTTATAATGCTATATTAGTACATGCTATATAATCCGATTCTGATATG
This portion of the Pedobacter lusitanus genome encodes:
- a CDS encoding DinB family protein, producing the protein MYSIIVLYDMHTTFFARALEDISEKDAHSRLDTRANHIAWITGSLVEGRYEMAAILGNKQQQAAHELFKDHKGIQDDVSYPSLESFKQDWIKISAILKDLLLQITDEKLDTAFEMMPGHTFSIYELITFTTYREASCIGQIALWRRLLNYPAMKYD